Proteins encoded together in one Anopheles darlingi chromosome 3, idAnoDarlMG_H_01, whole genome shotgun sequence window:
- the LOC125954230 gene encoding lysophospholipid acyltransferase 5, with translation MLNPVEALASVSGASVPAIRLILSVLLAYPIGLLYRQLKGGPTVRNLFIAFTGLSIVLFNYGTDIYHSLLAVAVSFLCNALLGRSTLLVPVSFAYHMGYLLIGYYYTTSDTYDIKWTMPHCVLVLRLIGLAFDLSDSRQKEAQGKADAKCIQAPTLLELIAFTYFPASVLVGPQFSFLRYQRFIAGLYEPHTQGAPAYATKKFLQGVFYLVVNQVGTQYVSDAYLMSAEFEQESLFMKHIYMGCWGRITLYKYISIWLLAEGAAVLYGLTYIDAKPGDREYSPDELSGCSNIKVGVFENTSKYGHYVESFNVQTNTWVASYVYKRLRFLNNRMLSHLGALFFLAIWHGFHSGYYITFLMEFAVIHMEKEVEPILVKNEKLQQLYREQPLVRALVFVALKFYTIVWAGWCLVPFVFLSFHKWWHIYTTVRFTGFILFAFGNVALAPLLRAILPRSASSSSRKEGSSQASSSTATTAAQDQSVPVKKDN, from the exons ATGCTGAATCCTGTGGAGGCGCTGGCCAGCGTGTCCGGTGCATCCGTGCCAGCCATCCGTCTCATTCTGTCCGTCCTTTTGG CATACCCAATCGGATTGCTGTACCGGCAGCTGAAGGGTGGCCCCACGGTGCGAAACCTTTTCATCGCCTTCACTGGACTATCGATCGTGTTGTTCAACTATGGCACGGACATCTACCATAGCTtgctggccgtggccgtgagcTTCCTGTGCAATGCGCTGCTCGGTCGCAGCACTCTGCTGGTACCGGTTAGCTTCGCTTATCACATGGGATACCTGCTCATTG GGTACTACTACACGACGAGCGACACGTACGACATCAAGTGGACAATGCCGCACTGCGTACTGGTGCTTCGACTCATTGGACTAGCGTTCGATTTATCCGATAGCCGGCAGAAGGAAGCACAGGGAAAAGCCGATGCCAAATGTATTCAGGCACCAACACTGCTGGAGCTAATCGCATTCACCTATTTCCCGGCCTCGGTGCTTGTTGGGCCACAGTTCAGCTTCCTGCGCTACCAACGATTCATCGCGGGGCTCtatgaaccacacacacaaggtgCGCCAGCGTACGCGACGAAGAAGTTCTTGCAGGGAGTGTTTTACCTGGTGGTGAACCAAGTCGGTACACAGTACGTCTCCGATGCATACCTGATGTCGGCCGAGTTCGAGCAGGAATCGCTGTTCATGAAGCACATCTACATGGGCTGCTGGGGTCGTATAACGCTATACAAGTACATTTCGATCTGGTTGCTAGCCGAGGGTGCCGCCGTGCTGTATG GTCTGACCTACATCGATGCCAAGCCTGGCGATCGGGAATACAGCCCGGATGAACTGTCGggctgcagcaacatcaagGTAGGCGTGTTCGAGAACACCAGCAAGTACGGTCACTACGTCGAATCGTTCAACGTACAAACAAACACGTGGGTCGCCAGCTACGTTTACAAGCGATTACGTTTCCTCAACAACCGCATGCTGAGCCATCTGGGGGCCCTGTTCTTCCTGGCCATCTGGCACGGTTTCCATAGCGGCTACTACATTACATTCCTGATGGAGTTTGCCGTCATACACATGGAGAAGGAG GTGGAACCGATTttggtgaaaaatgaaaagctgCAGCAACTTTACCGAGAGCAACCGCTGGTTAGGGCACTCGTCTTCGTAGCGCTCAAGTTCTATACCATCGTGTGGGCCggctggtgcctggtgccgtTCGTGTTTCTCAGCTTCCACAAGTGGTGGCACATCTACACGACGGTGCGTTTCACCGGTTTCATTCTGTTCGCTTTCGGCAATGTAGCGCTTGCACCACTGCTCCGTGCCATTCTGCCAAGATCTGCTTCCTCCTCAtcgagaaaagaaggaagtagCCAAGCTTCTTCCAGTACTGCCACTACCGCAGCTCAAGATCAATCCGTTCCGGTGAAAAAGGACAACTAA
- the LOC125954234 gene encoding neuroglobin-like codes for MGCELTKLASGSNGNNSKSNNVPSLDACGPPPTDSRLPLTAKQKYTMVASWKGISRAMETTGITMFIKLFEEHADLLNMFAKFRELKTKEEQATSEELQEHANKVMNTLDEGIRGLDDLDTFFEFIHQVGASHRRIPGFKQEYFWRIEEPFLTAVSTTLGDRYTQNVEGIYKLTIKFIIETLVAGYEASANNNVDSGGGGGGSGSGSGSGTGGATSRAS; via the exons ATGGGTTGTGAATTAACGAAGCTGGCGAGCGGTAGCAATGGTAACAATTCGAAGAGCAACAACGTGCCCAGCCTGGACGCGtgtggaccaccaccgaccgattcCCGGTTGCCACTCACCGCCAAGCAGAAGTACACGATGGTGGCGTCCTGGAAGGGCATCAGCCGGGCGATGGAGACGACCGGCATCACCATGTTTATCAA ACTATTCGAGGAGCATGCGGACCTGTTGAACATGTTCGCCAAATTCCGGGAGCTGAAgacgaaggaggagcaggcgACCTCGGAGGAGCTGCAGGAGCACGCGAACAAGGTGATGAACACGCTGGACGAGGGGATCCGCGGGCTGGACGATCTAGACACGTTCTTCGAGTTCATCCATCAGGTCGGTGCCTCGCACCGGCGTATACCCGGCTTCAAGCAGGAATACTTTTGG CGCATCGAGGAACCGTTCCTGACGGCCGTCTCGACCACGCTCGGTGATCGCTACACGCAGAATGTGGAAGGAATTTACAAGCTCACTATCAAGTTCATCATCGAGACGCTGGTAGCGGGCTACGAAGCAAGTGCCAACAATAACGTCgacagcggtggtggtggtggtggtagcggaagtggaagtggaagtggcacAGGGGGTGCCACTAGCCGAGCATCCTGA
- the LOC125958320 gene encoding putative uncharacterized protein DDB_G0277255 — MNPPYRMPPQPLGGAYGMQQQQQQQQQQQHQQQQHDHHSSSIPGTASTEVHVLNTPLRTHSSKFPIERELILSSNKNSSKIPLMQDNRNTSIPALLNRSSSSAIGPDLPVKQTQAWNQPQLDGMHSGMSGSNPRTIVRFPDDGTPLGDVSSREKDTVKKSVTKTYHTLKDLISSKFKKDGNDQSDELNNVASMLHQSNVTDQSMGSQQQQQMSSGNQTTSYLYSSASDNNLLQAQSNLNVWPSPGSQTNSPLYYHKKFTDPATDSYSADGVLLNGGGGVGGSMRGSKALSQPQLNLGELPNVRSNNTHSNVISMMPPAPVPVDGTDSDDGGFRQHSSSRANLSISNSGSGRQTQQSYVQNYRHNHTQQQQQQQQHMSSYHQALQNAKQRTTVLEGSSAIQVQSYNTHTTVMVGDQSGSHHHHHHHHHGASEQGTHQKHTISVDINNVVSSQGSHHPGQQHQDGYDGGNYDKNGNHSSNVDSGRGSSSMATHAAGEMVMDKSKSKSDNEWIDVVDVELRSILEPGMKSMNIRPESTMSESASSMSPPLPPLSPHEAYSSNVVHNNHSTNHTNNTSSNNHSSHANNTQSKTNAKLQKQEYGTDTYNRASKNPQPIGPSKGQPSPNTIQNYMNHLKLSSNKKHEQNALKKHLFGLDTDAASVTNTTRSLDLESLLGGPWDGAQSVSESETDGGLQQIRNQLEGLESMYTEVLKMLGNRMATNESALRANRRRRHGSMSSLPSSSISGRPIRDRRRIDERRKVRDIKGINKRFQRLESHVVTLARSVAHLSSEIRSQHQVSQELEELRNDLALLRSQSMHNLPLNATGNNVGNASAREPINLTNPKRVKKLTKFFGEDPPLMKLFLKKLGYEKYAPIFESERVGMIELPYLGEERLQKMGIPLGPRLRILQEAQISLCRDTTLCIV, encoded by the exons ATGAATCCACCGTACAGAATGCCTCCACAACCGCTCGGTGGTGCATAcggtatgcagcagcagcagcaacagcagcagcagcagcagcaccaacagcagcagcatgaccaCCATTCATCCAGCATACCGGGCACGGCCTCAACGGAAGTACACGTGCTCAATACGCCACTGCGAACACATTCCTCCAAGTTCCCG ATTGAACGGGAACTGATACTATCGTCCAACAAGAACTCCTCCAAAATTCCCCTAATGCAGGACAATCGCAATACAAGCATACCGGCCTTACTGAACCGCTCGTCGAGTTCTGCCATCGGGCCTGATCTTCCAGTAAAACAAACACAGGCATGG AATCAACCACAGCTTGATGGGATGCATTCTGGGATGTCTGGTTCTAACCCACGGACGATAGTACGATTCCCAGACGATGGTACACCCCTCGGTGACGTTAGCTCTCGCGAGAAAGACACCGTCAAGAAGTCGGTCACTAAAACGTACCACACGCTGAAGGACCTCATCTCATCCAAGTTCAAAAAGGATGGCAACGATCAGAGCGACGAGCTGAACAATGTCGCTTCGATGCTACATCAATCGAACGTAACCGATCAGTCAATGGGtagtcagcagcaacagcaaatgagCAGCGGTAATCAGACCACATCGTACTTGTACAGTTCAGCCTCGGACAATAATCTACTGCAGGCACAGTCGAACTTGAACGTATGGCCTTCACCGGGCAGCCAGACCAACTCGCCGCTCTACTACCACAAGAAGTTTACCGATCCAGCTACCGATAGCTACAGTGCCGATGGGGTGCTTctgaacggtggtggtggagttggtGGTAGTATGCGTGGTTCGAAGGCCCTCTCGCAACCACAGCTAAACCTTGGAGAGCTACCGAACGTACGCTCCAACAACACGCACTCGAACGTAATCAGTATGATGCCACCGGCCCCCGTTCCGGTCGATGGTACCGatagcgatgatggtggttttcGGCAGCATAGTTCCAGTCGTGCGAACCTATCGATATCAAACAGTGGATCGGGACGGCAAACCCAACAATCGTATGTGCAGAACTATCGTCACAATCAtactcaacagcagcagcagcaacagcagcacatgtCGTCCTACCACCAGGCGCTCCAGAATGCGAAGCAACGAACGACGGTTCTGGAGGGCAGTTCGGCCATTCAGGTGCAATCGTacaacacgcacacgacgGTGATGGTCGGTGATCAATCGGgatcacaccatcatcatcaccatcatcatcacggagCGTCTGAACAGGGAACGCACCAAAAGCATACCATCTCGGTGGACATCAACAACGTGGTCTCCTCACAGGGTAGTCACCACCCAGGGCAGCAACATCAGGATGGCTACGATGGTGGGAACTACGACAAGAATGGAAACCACTCGTCAAATGTAGATTCCGGAAGGGGTAGTTCCTCCATGGCCACTCATGCTGCCGGTGAGATGGTAATGgataaaagcaaaagcaaatcgGACAACGAATGG ATTGACGTAGTTGATGTGGAGCTGCGCAGCATACTCGAACCAGGCATGAAGTCGATGAACATTCGACCCGAAAGCACAATGTCCGAAAGTGCTTCTTCGATGTCTCCACCGCTGCCACCTCTTTCGCCACACGAGGCCTATAGTAGCAACGTCGTGCACAATAACCACAGCACTAACCATACCAacaacactagcagcaacaaccactcGAGTCACGCCAACAACACGCAGAGTAAGACGAACGCAAAGCTGCAGAAGCAGGAGTATGGCACGGATACGTACAACCGGGCCAGCAAGAATCCGCAACCGATCGGTCCTTCCAAGGGGCAACCCTCACCGAACACGATACAGAACTACATGAACCACCTGAAGCTGTCGAGCAATAAGAAGCACGAGCAGAATGCCCTCAAGAAGCATC TATTCGGTCTAGATACGGATGCAGCATCCGTCACGAACACGACGCGCTCGCTAGATCTCGAGTCACTACTCGGTGGACCGTGGGATGGAGCACAGTCCGTGTCCGAGTCGGAGACTGACGGTGGATTGCAGCAGATCCGCAACCAACTCGAAGGACTCGAGTCCATGTACACCGAGGTACTGAAGATGCTGGGCAATCGGATGGCCACGAACGAGTCGGCGTTGCGTGCgaatcgtcgccgccgccatggTAGTATGTCGTCGCTGCCCTCCAGCTCGATCAGTGGTCGACCGATACGTGATCGGCGCCGTATAGACGAGCGGCGCAAGGTACGCGACATCAAAGGTATTAACAAGCGGTTCCAGCGGCTCGAATCGCACGTTGTCACGCTAGCCCGTAGTGTAGCGCATCTGTCGTCGGAAATCCGCTCGCAGCACCAGGTTTCGCAGGAGCTAGAAGAACTCCGGAACGATCTGGCGCTGCTACGGTCTCAATCGATGCACAACCTGCCGCTCAATGCGACGGGCAACAATGTGGGCAATGCGAGTGCCCGGGAGCCGATCAATCTAACGAACCCGAAGCGGGTGAAGAAGCTGACAAAGTTTTTCGGCGAAGATCCACCGCTGATGAAGCTGTTTCTCAAGAAGCTAGGTTACGAG AAATATGCGCCCATCTTTGAGAGTGAGCGCGTCGGGATGATTGAGCTGCCGTACCTGGGCGAGGAGCGATTACAGAAGATGGGCATCCCGTTGGGGCCACGACTGAGAATCCTGCAGGAGGCACAGATCTCGCTCTGCCGCGATACGACACTCTGCATCGTGTAA
- the LOC125954236 gene encoding ecdysteroid-regulated 16 kDa protein-like: MKSCYYQVIFSCALVALSLHSVTAEVINFRECPGEAKCVLTDVSITPCPEAAEGRACTVYSGSNVTISFDFTPAFSSNELTADVYWTQPALDLPFIGMDPAACKYTACPVTKDTKQNYSYDLNIKKSYPARQYDVKWKLVGENGDECCMILQINITKKKKRT, encoded by the exons ATGAAGTCGTGCTACTACCAAGTGATTTTCAGCTGTGCCCTTGTGGCACTCTCTCTCCACAGTGTGACTGCCGAGGTGATTAACTTCCGAGAGTGTCCCGGCGAAG CGAAATGCGTCTTGACTGATGTTTCGATCACACCGTGCCCGGAAGCGGCCGAAGGTCGTGCCTGTACCGTGTACTCTGGTTCCAATGTAACCATCTCGTTCGACTTCACACCCG CGTTCTCCTCCAACGAGCTGACGGCGGATGTCTACTGGACCCAGCCAGCTCTAGATCTGCCGTTCATTGGGATGGACCCGGCCGCCTGCAAGTACACCGCCTGTCCGGTAACCAAGGACACCAAGCAGAATTACTCCTACGatttgaacataaaaaaatcgtACCCTGCG CGACAATACGATGTCAAGTGGAAGCTGGTCGGTGAGAATGGCGACGAGTGCTGTATGATCTTGCAGATCAACAtcaccaagaagaagaagcgcaccTAG
- the LOC125954223 gene encoding echinoderm microtubule-associated protein-like 2 isoform X2 translates to MIKYQQRVRSLEEMLETEKAGLVERVYDLERQVLEHKDEIVCLKSTLADVLRRLATIDNSYENSHNSNSSNHNSSTMSARTGIMSSSAHADNGGMVAGQNSLSSKSFRFSRNTLTRLNSSVEEKRFGSRVPGSRVTSSPSRMTASTTTIGKTSTLAQKAIHYSNGSLHSDSMSSHSISPAPSPSPRQPAAAAGSATSAAHHALLAGASGMGKRWSSTGDFVSTTPGSPSGSSASMSRFSAKSLLNLSGNSAAHRQGQSHPYVQRKNEDDEYVKLYISGRPIVIHLPEAQLPTYDLTKVQPAPNRRLRLDWAYGYRGKDCRSNLYQLPTGEMVYFVAAVVILYNMDEHTQRHYLGHTDDVKSLAVHPNKLLVATGQCGGHEGRESLPHILIWNSVSLATLNMIGCGEFTGAINCLSFSRADSGSILAAIDDSPDKIISIWDWQKKEGGKKITETKCSVDTVVAVEFHPLDKGQIITIGKNHIAFWSLDQHGMLYKRMGVFESFEKPKYVTAITFTQTGDVVTGDSSGNLAVWKRGTNVISRFLKKVHDGPVFTICGLRNGGFVTGGKDGLLLLFDDALHLKAEQIVEAHFGAVRVVAQGKGSQLLIGTTRNCILSGDFTLSLVPIVMGHTDILWSLSTHPQVAQFVTGGKDRLLQLWDSLSHSVVWSKDIGEPIYSVQISNAGDVIVVGGAAGRWSVFDIVTRELLATYTDGQEVIQCLQFSPDGNLLALGSKDNAIYVYQCTKVAHRFSKIGKCTGHSSFISHLDWSKDSQVLRSNSGDYEVLYWNPTLCRQITSQSMVKNLEWATQNCSVCFDTIGIWPENFDGTDINSVCRDNEEQFLVCADDFGKIRLFTFPASQPKSLSHSYRGHSSHVTAVRFMHDGLRLLSAGGLDTSVLQWRVV, encoded by the exons ATGATCAAGTACCAGCAGCGTGTCCGTTCGCTAG AGGAAATGCTGGAAACGGAGAAGGCCGGTCTGGTGGAGCGCGTGTACGACCTTGAGCGACAGGTGCTCGAGCATAAGGATGAGATCGTGTGCCTCAAATCGACCCTCGCGGACGTACTGCGCCGACTGGCCACCATAGATAACAGCTACGAGAAtagccacaacagcaacagcagcaatcacaacagcagcaccatgtcGGCCCGAACGGGCATCATGTCGTCATCGGCCCACGCTGATAACGGTGGAATGGTAGCAGGGCAGAATAGTTTATCCAGCAAAAGCTTCCGCTTCTCCCGCAACACACTCACGAGGC TGAACTCGAGTGTCGAGGAGAAGCGTTTCGGTAGCCGGGTACCCGGTTCGCGGGTAACCAGCTCACCGTCACGGAtgaccgccagcaccaccaccatcggtaaGACGAGTACACTCGCCCAAAAAGCCATCCACTACTCGAACGGATCGCTACACTCGGACTCGATGAGTAGCCATTCGATCTCTCCCGCACCCTCACCGTCACCAAGGCAACCGGCGGCCGCAGCCGGATCAGCTACGTCGGCCGCTCACCATGCGCTGCTGGCGGGTGCATCGGGAATGGGTAAACGGTGGTCATCGACCGGGGATTTCGTTAGCACAACACCGGGCAGTCCGAGCGGTAGCAGCGCGAG CATGTCCCGGTTTTCGGCCAAATCGTTGCTCAATCTCAGTGGCAACTCGGCGGCCCATCGTCAGGGCCAATCACATCCGTACGTACAGCGCAaaaacgaggacgacgagtaCGTGAAGCTGTACATTAGCGGCCGGCCTATCGTGATACACCTTCCCGAGGCGCAGTTGCCGACGTACGATCTAACCAAGGTACAACCGGCCCCGAACCGCCGGTTACGGCTCGATTGGGCGTACGGGTATCGGGGTAAGGATTGCCGTTCGAACCTCTACCAGCTGCCGACCGGCGAGATGGTGTACTTTGTGGCCGCCGTTGTCATCCTGTACAACATGGACGAACACACGCAGAGGCACTATCTGGGCCATACGGATGACGTGAAGAGTTTGGCCGTCCACCCGAATAAGCTGCTCGTTGCGACGGGCCAGTGCGGTGGTCACGAGGGCCGCGAATCGTTACCGCACATCCTGATCTGGAACTCGGTTTCACTGGCGACGCTCAACATGATCGGGTGTGGCGAGTTTACGGGGGCCATTAACTGCCTTTCGTTCAGCCGGGCCGACAGTGGCAGCATATTGGCGGCGATCGATGATTCGCCGGATAAGATCATCTCGATCTGGGActggcagaagaaggagggtgGCAAAAAGATCACGGAAACGAAGTGTTCCGTGgatacggtggtggcggttgagTTCCATCCGCTCGACAAGGGCCAGATCATTACGATCGGCAAGAACCACATCGCGTTCTGGTCGCTCGATCAGCACGGCATGCTGTACAAGCGGATGGGAGTGTTTGAAAGTTTCGAGAAACCGAAGTACGTAACGGCTATCACGTTCACGCAGACCGGTGATGTGGTGACGGGCGATTCGAGCGGTAATTTGGCCGTCTGGAAGCGAGGTACGAACGTGATCAGCCGGTTCCTGAAGAAGGTCCACGATGGCCCCGTCTTTACGATCTGTGGCCTGCGGAACGGAGGGTTCGTGACGGGCGGTAAGGAtggattgttgctgctcttcgACGATGCGCTGCACCTGAAGGCGGAACAGATCGTTGAAGCGCACTTCGGAGCGGTCCGTGTTGTGGCACAGGGCAAGGGTTCGCAGCTGCTGATCGGTACCACGCGTAACTGTATCTTGTCCGGAGATTTTACGCTCAGTCTCGTACCGATCGTGATGGGTCATACCGATATACTGTGGTCGCTCTCGACGCACCCGCAGGTGGCCCAGTTTGTGACGGGTGGTAAGGATCGATTGCTGCAACTCTGGGACTCGCTGTCACACTCCGTCGTCTGGAGTAAGGACATCGGTGAACCGATCTACTCCGTGCAGATCTCGAACGCCGGTGATGTGatcgtggttggtggtgctgccggacGGTGGTCAGTGTTTGATATCGTTACACGGGAGCTGCTGGCCACGTATACGGATGGGCAAGAGGTGATACAGTGTTTGCAGTTCTCACCTGATGGCAACCTCTTAGCGCTCGGTTCCAAAGACAACGCGATCTACGTCTACCAGTGTACCAAGGTGGCACATCGGTTTTCCAAGATTGGCAAGTGCACG GGACATTCCAGCTTTATATCACACCTCGATTGGTCAAAGGACAGCCAAGTGCTGCGATCCAACTCTGGAGACTATGAAGTGCTCTACT GGAATCCAACGCTCTGCCGACAGATAACGAGCCAAAGCATGGTCAAGAACCTGGAGTGGGCCACCCAGAACTGTTCGGTGTGCTTCGACACGATCGGCATCTGGCCGGAGAACTTTGACGGTACGGATATCAACAGTGTGTGCAGGGACAAC
- the LOC125954223 gene encoding echinoderm microtubule-associated protein-like 2 isoform X1 has product MSNETEQTTAGDPGIAGGGGGADTENLKLSTQTTDNNGSGGVTGQQQQHYHQRQHHHHHLQQHHHHTIMSTSVEEEEIEEHEIVEESREETVQPKPAAGPQQQQRAPQAQTYKNVHEYSEEMLETEKAGLVERVYDLERQVLEHKDEIVCLKSTLADVLRRLATIDNSYENSHNSNSSNHNSSTMSARTGIMSSSAHADNGGMVAGQNSLSSKSFRFSRNTLTRLNSSVEEKRFGSRVPGSRVTSSPSRMTASTTTIGKTSTLAQKAIHYSNGSLHSDSMSSHSISPAPSPSPRQPAAAAGSATSAAHHALLAGASGMGKRWSSTGDFVSTTPGSPSGSSASMSRFSAKSLLNLSGNSAAHRQGQSHPYVQRKNEDDEYVKLYISGRPIVIHLPEAQLPTYDLTKVQPAPNRRLRLDWAYGYRGKDCRSNLYQLPTGEMVYFVAAVVILYNMDEHTQRHYLGHTDDVKSLAVHPNKLLVATGQCGGHEGRESLPHILIWNSVSLATLNMIGCGEFTGAINCLSFSRADSGSILAAIDDSPDKIISIWDWQKKEGGKKITETKCSVDTVVAVEFHPLDKGQIITIGKNHIAFWSLDQHGMLYKRMGVFESFEKPKYVTAITFTQTGDVVTGDSSGNLAVWKRGTNVISRFLKKVHDGPVFTICGLRNGGFVTGGKDGLLLLFDDALHLKAEQIVEAHFGAVRVVAQGKGSQLLIGTTRNCILSGDFTLSLVPIVMGHTDILWSLSTHPQVAQFVTGGKDRLLQLWDSLSHSVVWSKDIGEPIYSVQISNAGDVIVVGGAAGRWSVFDIVTRELLATYTDGQEVIQCLQFSPDGNLLALGSKDNAIYVYQCTKVAHRFSKIGKCTGHSSFISHLDWSKDSQVLRSNSGDYEVLYWNPTLCRQITSQSMVKNLEWATQNCSVCFDTIGIWPENFDGTDINSVCRDNEEQFLVCADDFGKIRLFTFPASQPKSLSHSYRGHSSHVTAVRFMHDGLRLLSAGGLDTSVLQWRVV; this is encoded by the exons ATGAGTAATGAAACGGAACAAACCACCGCTGGTGATCCGGGTATtgcggggggtggtggtggtgctgatacagaaaatttaaaattatcaaCCCAAACCACCGATAATAATGGATCAGGTGGTGTTAcggggcagcaacagcaacactatCATCAgcgacagcaccaccatcatcatctgcagcagcatcatcaccacacgaTCATGTCAACCAgcgtggaggaggaagaaatcGAAGAACACGAGATCGTGGAGGAAAGCAGGGAGGAAACGGTCCAACccaagccagcagcaggtccgcagcaacagcaacgtgcACCACAAGCACAGACGTACAAAAATGTGCACGAATATTCGG AGGAAATGCTGGAAACGGAGAAGGCCGGTCTGGTGGAGCGCGTGTACGACCTTGAGCGACAGGTGCTCGAGCATAAGGATGAGATCGTGTGCCTCAAATCGACCCTCGCGGACGTACTGCGCCGACTGGCCACCATAGATAACAGCTACGAGAAtagccacaacagcaacagcagcaatcacaacagcagcaccatgtcGGCCCGAACGGGCATCATGTCGTCATCGGCCCACGCTGATAACGGTGGAATGGTAGCAGGGCAGAATAGTTTATCCAGCAAAAGCTTCCGCTTCTCCCGCAACACACTCACGAGGC TGAACTCGAGTGTCGAGGAGAAGCGTTTCGGTAGCCGGGTACCCGGTTCGCGGGTAACCAGCTCACCGTCACGGAtgaccgccagcaccaccaccatcggtaaGACGAGTACACTCGCCCAAAAAGCCATCCACTACTCGAACGGATCGCTACACTCGGACTCGATGAGTAGCCATTCGATCTCTCCCGCACCCTCACCGTCACCAAGGCAACCGGCGGCCGCAGCCGGATCAGCTACGTCGGCCGCTCACCATGCGCTGCTGGCGGGTGCATCGGGAATGGGTAAACGGTGGTCATCGACCGGGGATTTCGTTAGCACAACACCGGGCAGTCCGAGCGGTAGCAGCGCGAG CATGTCCCGGTTTTCGGCCAAATCGTTGCTCAATCTCAGTGGCAACTCGGCGGCCCATCGTCAGGGCCAATCACATCCGTACGTACAGCGCAaaaacgaggacgacgagtaCGTGAAGCTGTACATTAGCGGCCGGCCTATCGTGATACACCTTCCCGAGGCGCAGTTGCCGACGTACGATCTAACCAAGGTACAACCGGCCCCGAACCGCCGGTTACGGCTCGATTGGGCGTACGGGTATCGGGGTAAGGATTGCCGTTCGAACCTCTACCAGCTGCCGACCGGCGAGATGGTGTACTTTGTGGCCGCCGTTGTCATCCTGTACAACATGGACGAACACACGCAGAGGCACTATCTGGGCCATACGGATGACGTGAAGAGTTTGGCCGTCCACCCGAATAAGCTGCTCGTTGCGACGGGCCAGTGCGGTGGTCACGAGGGCCGCGAATCGTTACCGCACATCCTGATCTGGAACTCGGTTTCACTGGCGACGCTCAACATGATCGGGTGTGGCGAGTTTACGGGGGCCATTAACTGCCTTTCGTTCAGCCGGGCCGACAGTGGCAGCATATTGGCGGCGATCGATGATTCGCCGGATAAGATCATCTCGATCTGGGActggcagaagaaggagggtgGCAAAAAGATCACGGAAACGAAGTGTTCCGTGgatacggtggtggcggttgagTTCCATCCGCTCGACAAGGGCCAGATCATTACGATCGGCAAGAACCACATCGCGTTCTGGTCGCTCGATCAGCACGGCATGCTGTACAAGCGGATGGGAGTGTTTGAAAGTTTCGAGAAACCGAAGTACGTAACGGCTATCACGTTCACGCAGACCGGTGATGTGGTGACGGGCGATTCGAGCGGTAATTTGGCCGTCTGGAAGCGAGGTACGAACGTGATCAGCCGGTTCCTGAAGAAGGTCCACGATGGCCCCGTCTTTACGATCTGTGGCCTGCGGAACGGAGGGTTCGTGACGGGCGGTAAGGAtggattgttgctgctcttcgACGATGCGCTGCACCTGAAGGCGGAACAGATCGTTGAAGCGCACTTCGGAGCGGTCCGTGTTGTGGCACAGGGCAAGGGTTCGCAGCTGCTGATCGGTACCACGCGTAACTGTATCTTGTCCGGAGATTTTACGCTCAGTCTCGTACCGATCGTGATGGGTCATACCGATATACTGTGGTCGCTCTCGACGCACCCGCAGGTGGCCCAGTTTGTGACGGGTGGTAAGGATCGATTGCTGCAACTCTGGGACTCGCTGTCACACTCCGTCGTCTGGAGTAAGGACATCGGTGAACCGATCTACTCCGTGCAGATCTCGAACGCCGGTGATGTGatcgtggttggtggtgctgccggacGGTGGTCAGTGTTTGATATCGTTACACGGGAGCTGCTGGCCACGTATACGGATGGGCAAGAGGTGATACAGTGTTTGCAGTTCTCACCTGATGGCAACCTCTTAGCGCTCGGTTCCAAAGACAACGCGATCTACGTCTACCAGTGTACCAAGGTGGCACATCGGTTTTCCAAGATTGGCAAGTGCACG GGACATTCCAGCTTTATATCACACCTCGATTGGTCAAAGGACAGCCAAGTGCTGCGATCCAACTCTGGAGACTATGAAGTGCTCTACT GGAATCCAACGCTCTGCCGACAGATAACGAGCCAAAGCATGGTCAAGAACCTGGAGTGGGCCACCCAGAACTGTTCGGTGTGCTTCGACACGATCGGCATCTGGCCGGAGAACTTTGACGGTACGGATATCAACAGTGTGTGCAGGGACAAC